In one window of Temnothorax longispinosus isolate EJ_2023e chromosome 11, Tlon_JGU_v1, whole genome shotgun sequence DNA:
- the Spn gene encoding uncharacterized protein Spn isoform X3, giving the protein MAAIEEKKRVGGSKVSAIANIFQSKPQLDLSHRTNNILSDGFKEPAVPLKESPTQVTVVRTESHVARFNNARALFEKLGEENKSNRPVERVTKPNNLHGLRSRSSSANSGSGCTSPARSPRPHSPSPPGSREHLSTWSASVPALNAERHFENGHCAPERTGRSGVSLGKVERTGKENDRPERPEKPERRPNSKELIEKQRNWTSHFSKARPNRYNSDPNRSLVQTSLNSQNAQSQAQQSSSSFVDTCQSAATGDSASPATRSASFCSARSPPPPPPPVRNSSAASRRERPASIAAASPSELLESPEYATVEKFDDISPTIPEYAVVQKKKPQSSSKESKSDGDKTQDASLPEYAVVQKNTSKAALKKENSKETSKTQTLKSAASTDAVTESKIVSSRSTEAAKDVSKSTMQNLASSTTAEPITVNKTIISKPVEDTKEISKTSTQTVKSPSVVEAVSVCKDAALRSTENSKETLKSSTSMEEAPAFKAIISKPTEFSKEEAMEVVERPKEVTKSSTVPELKTAIANEYSDLSEQTKASPVLHCEDSSPVRSASMDNILTRRESDLLEAPECFNCPPSPIHSPAKTSEWRNEWLAKNEEILKRTVDLRDLKTSSREALEAELRGDVIKPDPRPDWARPNANAKRKETVDDKKTELIRSPESELGLPSAGTDSASSSMSSPSSPSKDSKEEKAEKEMSEKHQTGRNSYDLEAEDQDKPATYQSCVSGTESLSEKDQFKFNETDTTTVIRRSHVRLDLQAAGLGPRPPSVISSDQEYPPLEHKEIPVPSPYAKKLQQSEEIVLQSNIECKTQSKPNTEAKNHGSTEALKINTTSAENTLETKVKSSSDGVCQKTVSNAKNDQIKISVREKIAKNREEVSGKRSSFVEAESKDNVDKAAIRSQEMNSFGLITKESKDEEKYVTEVAKSEVSSRKECIAAVNSVLSKKMEKEVDQPQTTWEQEKQKAELAKLRLSENNNQDSTPSTPSQRHSNKKSNDQSSESSQFEDSDSSDTKTVTNVECVAREMQDNSVRIAETASKNSVNHITPVTPDTMTPDEAENLLSSRILEKKIRQGSALLSDEEAQEIARLLSPTGANDAIIGDGISNDKDKEGQDRDREDQDNTPDWLSDVLSAPDSSLINSATHDYSLSHRSRSDLTIDSLTESQIGSVTGSESGLLGSVSSLNDTHETNDDTETEHQDDYIPMPGKIILVENGVHYFEDGHFWMEVAGIPESDEDDEDYPSTVPIKKTSKVSFDTGPMRVYSTHSVNEYDRRNEDVDPVAASAEYELEKRVEKMEVFPVELMKGPEGLGLSIIGMGVGADAGLEKLGIFVKTITEKGAAAREGRIQVNDQIVEVDGKSLVGVTQAYAASVLRNTSGLVRFVIGRERDPKNSEVAMLIRQSLQADKERELANAANRKLNFSDASPDGQRGSEDISVGSGMSGIPGSPAMSSCSEGEPPHSPIENYLSPSSRSRSPILGSSMSQHNGTTQSDVDSLRLLLQELVELENSGAGSEEYAAKLRESGLRLHESERALGTARQDLSTAREMLSQATAQNAALQQKYARARRAAKELRADITARDEFYQQLLQEKDTEYNALVKSLKDRVITLEVELTETQRRFGLPVRLPYDNATTRIVTPQLSRRQLPPPPSSTSCQLSDTETSDLSSPDDGDKTATVERKLPLPLPVKEELDRAVPAHRLLDNSAGKSKAELASRGGLANRQLPRRSGGLSNSSSDYGLDESGDNTDDDSSSKMTSQDSRSPNDLTSKQSNLSSYSSTSSISSLKGKSHMDPIHPTAIRQHSTISSQVRAMTEQSWPQSQKTLTGPPASLAEQLKQVLAEREKRLGGNDSSRESSGDFSDLNNPHNNDPTMVTHHLVEEIRQAVNEANQRVKKVSIPPSNLIGSGSAPWHHPGSSPSSLSSGGSVSPPGVDPSPLKAGGVVDSSTVWLPAHLSDFGLGDKKSHFWQNAPVADWSKEQVCQWLTGIGLEQYSSQFLDNGINGNNLLRLDSRDLKTLGVCDPAKSYLKRKLKELRAQADRERKERKELERMRRKAEKAARKK; this is encoded by the exons ATGGCAGCGATAGAAGAGAAAAAGCGAGTAGGTGGCTCCAAGGTGTCGGCCATCGCAAATATCTTCCAATCCAAGCCACAACTGGATTTGAGTCACAGAACGAACAATATTCTTTCGGATGGATTTAAGGAACCAGCTGTTCCACTAAAGGAGTCTCCGACGCAAGTGACAGTGGTCAGAACTGAGAGCCATGTGGCACGTTTCAACAATGCGCGAGCCCTCTTCGAGAAACTTGGCGAGGAAAACAAATCGAACAGACC GGTGGAGCGAGTCACAAAACCGAACAACCTGCATGGCCTCCGGTCTCGCTCCAGTTCCGCGAACTCAGGTTCTGGATGCACTTCGCCCGCGAGATCACCCCGTCCTCACTCACCCTCTCCTCCGGGCAGCCGTGAACATTTGAGTACATGGAGCGCCAGCGTACCGGCTTTGAACGCGGAGCGGCATTTTGAGAACGGCCACTGCGCACCGGAGCGCACCGGCCGTTCTGGCGTGAGCTTGGGTAAGGTCGAACGGACGGGTAAAGAGAATGACCGTCCAGAGCGGCCGGAAAAGCCTGAACGCCGACCGAATTCAAAGGAGCTCATCGAGAAGCAACGGAATTGGACTAGCCACTTCTCCAAGGCTAGACCGAACCGGTACAATTCCGATCCGAATCGCTCGCTAGTTCAAACTTCTCTGAACTCCCAGAATGCCCAGAGTCAGGCGCAGCAATCGTCATCATCGTTCGTTGATACGTGCCAGAGCGCGGCAACTGGCGACTCTGCCAGTCCAGCTACCAGATCAGCAAGCTTTTGCTCGGCACGCTCACCTCCACCACCACCTCCACCTGTCAGGAACTCGTCCGCGGCCAGTAGGAGGGAACGACCGGCGAGTATCGCCGCCGCCAGCCCGTCCGAATTACTGGAGAGCCCGGAGTATGCAACGGTGGAGAAGTTTGACGACATCTCGCCGACGATTCCAGAGTATGCTGTTGTGCAGAAGAAGAAACCTCAGAGCAGTTCAAAAGAGAGTAAAAGTGACGGCGACAAGACTCAGGACGCATCGTTGCCAGAGTACGCTGTTGTGCAGAAAAATACTTCAAAAGCGGCTTTGAAAAAGGAGAATTCCAAAGAGACTTCCAAGACACAGACGTTGAAGAGCGCAGCTAGCACAGACGCAGTTACGGAAAGCAAAATCGTGAGTTCGAGGTCGACGGAAGCCGCCAAAGACGTTTCTAAATCTACTATGCAGAATTTGGCAAGCTCCACCACTGCAGAACCAATTACAGTTAACAAAACTATAATTTCAAAACCAGTGGAAGATACTAAGGAGATTTCTAAAACTTCTACGCAGACTGTGAAAAGCCCATCAGTTGTTGAGGCAGTTTCAGTATGCAAAGATGCAGCTTTAAGGTCAACAGAAAACTCGAAAGAAACCTTGAAAAGTTCTACATCTATGGAAGAAGCACCAGCATTCAAAGCTATAATTTCTAAACCAACAGAGTTTTCAAAGGAGGAAGCCATGGAGGTTGTGGAAAGACCGAAAGAAGTCACAAAAAGCTCAACGGTTCCAGAATTGAAAACTGCCATCGCAAACGAGTACAGCGACCTTTCCGAGCAGACAAAAGCATCGCCTGTACTGCACTGCGAGGATTCTAGTCCAGTTCGAAGTGCCTCGATGGACAATATTTTGACGAGGAGGGAAAGCGACCTGCTAGAAGCGCCGGAATGCTTTAACTGCCCTCCGAGCCCGATTCACTCACCAGCGAAGACTTCTGAATGGAGGAACGAATGGCTGGcaaaaaacgaagaaattcTGAAGAGGACTGTGGACTTGAGAGATTTGAAGACTTCGTCGAGGGAGGCTCTGGAGGCAGAGTTACGTGGCGACGTGATCAAACCGGATCCAAGACCCGATTGGGCCAGACcaaacgcgaacgcgaaaagaaaagagactGTGGACGATAAGAAAACCGAGCTGATACGATCACCGGAATCTGAGCTGGGTCTGCCCTCCGCAGGCACTGACAGTGCCTCATCCAGCATGAGTTCACCCAGCTCACCCTCCAAGGATAGCAAGGAGGAAAAAGCGGAGAAGGAGATGTCAGAGAAACATCAGACAG gTCGCAACAGCTATGACTTGGAAGCGGAGGACCAGGATAAGCCAGCCACGTATCAGAGCTGCGTCTCAGGCACGGAGAGCCTCTCCGAGAAGGACCAGTTCAAGTTTAACGAGACAGACACTACCACGGTCATTCGACGTTCTCACGTGCGCCTTGATCTTCAGGCTGCCGGGCTAGGTCCACGTCCACCCTCTGTCATCAGTTCTGACCAAGAATATCCGCCACTGGAACACAAGGAAATTCCTGTGCCCTCGCCGTACGCCAAGAAGTTACAGCAAAGTGAAGAAATTGTTTTGCAAAGTAATATCGAATGCAAAACTCAATCGAAACCAAATACGGAGGCAAAGAACCACGGCAGTACAGAAGCGCTGAAAATCAATACCACGTCCGCGGAAAATACGCTGGAGACAAAAGTGAAGTCTAGCAGCGATGGAGTATGTCAGAAGACGGTCTCGAATGCGAAGaatgatcaaataaaaatcagcGTGAGGGAGAAGATTGCGAAGAATAGGGAGGAGGTCTCTGGCAAGCGCTCCAGCTTTGTTGAAGCAGAAAGCAAGGATAATGTGGACAAGGCAGCTATTCGTAGTCAGGAGATGAATAGTTTTGGGCTCATTACGAAGGAGAGCAAAGACGAGGAGAAATATGTAACAGAGGTGGCGAAATCTGAGGTCAGCAGCAGAAAAGAGTGCATCGCAGCGGTGAACAGTGTTCTGAGTAAGAAGATGGAGAAGGAAGTGGACCAGCCGCAGACGACGTGGGAGCAAGAGAAACAAAAGGCTGAATTAGCGAAACTCCGGTTATCGGAAAACAATAATCAGGATTCTACACCTAGCACGCCTTCCCAAAGACATTCCAATAAAAAATCCAACGATCAATCGTCGGAGAGCAGCCAATTTGAGGACAGTGACTCCAGTGACACGAAGACCGTTACAAATGTGGAATGTGTAGCAAGGGAAATGCAGGACAATTCTGTTAGAATTGCAGAGACAGCTTCGAAGAATAGTGTCAATCATATCACTCCTGTGACGCCGGATACCATGACTCCAGACGAGGCTGAAAATCTGCTGAGTTCTCG CATCTTAGAAAAGAAGATTAG ACAAGGTTCGGCGTTACTATCGGACGAGGAAGCGCAGGAGATAGCGAGGCTGCTGTCTCCCACCGGTGCCAATGACGCAATAATAGGTGATGGGATTTCTAATGACAAGGATAAGGAAGGACAGGACAGGGATAGGGAGGACCAGGACAACACGCCCGACTGGCTGTCCGATGTCCTGTCTGCTCCTGATTCCAGTCTTATCAATAGTGCCACTCATGATTATAG tttgtCTCATAGATCTCGCAGTGACCTGACAATAGACTCGTTGACGGAAAGCCAAATAGGTTCGGTCACAGGAAGTGAGAGCGGACTGCTAGGTTCGGTCAGCAGCTTAAATGACACTCATGAAACTAACGATGACACCGAAACCGAGCATCAGGATGACTATATTCCAATGCCaggaaaaatt ATACTCGTGGAGAATGGCGTGCATTACTTCGAAGATGGTCACTTTTGGATGGAAGTGGCGGGGATCCCAGAGTCCGACGAAGATGACGAAGACTATCCGTCCACCGTGCCCATCAAAAAGACCTCCAAAGTGTCCTTCGATACCGGTCCCATGCGTGTTTACTCTACGCATTCGGTTAATGAATACGATCGCCGCAATGAAGATGTCGATCCTGTGGCGGCCAGTGCAGAGTATGAGCTGGAAAAGCGCGTCGAAAAAATGGAG gTATTTCCTGTCGAACTGATGAAAGGCCCGGAAGGCTTGGGCCTCAGCATAATCGGGATGGGCGTGGGCGCGGACGCGGGTCTAGAGAAGTTGGGCATCTTTGTGAAAACTATCACGGAGAAAGGTGCAGCCGCGCGTGAGGGTCGGATTCAGGTGAATGACCAAATCGTCGAGGTTGACGGCAAGAGTTTGGTCGGCGTGACGCAGGCTTACGCCGCTAGTGTGCTGAGGAACACCTCCGGTCTCGTGCGATTTGTCATCGGCAGGGAGAGGGATCCCAAGAATTCGGAGGTGGCGATGTTGATTAGGCAGAGTCTCCAGGcggataaagagagagaactgGCGAACGCTGCCAATAG GAAACTCAACTTCTCCGATGCTTCTCCCGATGGCCAACGAGGAAGCGAGGATATCTCTGTTGGCAGCGGGATGAGTGGGATTCCCGGTTCGCCGGCGATGTCCTCTTGCTCGGAGGGAGAACCGCCACATAGCCCCATCGAGAATTACCTGTCGCCTTCTAGTCGCAGTCGATCTCCGATACTCGGCTCGTCCATGTCACAACACAATGGCACTACGCAGAGCGACGTAGACAGTCTGAGATTGCTCTTGCAAGAG TTAGTAGAATTGGAAAACAGCGGAGCAGGTAGCGAAGAGTATGCAGCCAAACTGCGGGAATCAGGATTACGCCTTCACGAATCGGAGAGAGCATTGGGCACCGCCCGCCAGGACCTGTCGACAGCCAGGGAGATGCTGTCACAGGCGACGGCGCAAAACGCAGCTCTGCAACAGAAGTACGCCAGAGCTAGAAGAGCTGCCAAGGAATTGCGTGCGGATATTACGGCTAGGGACGAGTTCTATCAACAATTGTTACAGGAAAAGGACACAGAATACAATGCATTAGTGAAAAGTCTTAAAGATAGA GTGATAACACTAGAGGTGGAGCTGACGGAGACCCAGAGGCGATTTGGTTTGCCGGTACGATTACCATACGATAACGCCACTACTAGAATAGTAACACCGCAGCTTTCTCGCAGACAACTGCCACCGCCACCTTCATCAACTAGCTGCCAGCTTTCCGACACGGAGACCTCTGATCTCAGTAGCCCGGATGATGGAGACAAGACTGCAACTGTGGAGAGGAAGCTACCTCTGCCGCTACCGGTGAAGGAAGAATTAGATCGTGCCGTACCAGCCCATCGTCTGCTGGACAATTCTGCTGGCAAGAGCAAGGCAGAGTTGGCCAGCAGAGGTGGCTTAGCCAATCGTCAGTTGCCCAGACGATCCGGAGGCCTCAGCAACAGTAGTTCT gACTACGGATTAGACGAGTCGGGCGACAACACGGACGATGATTCTTCCTCAAAAATGACTTCGCAAGACAGCAGGTCGCCCAACGACTTGACATCCAAGCAGTCCAACTTGAGTTCCTATTCCAGCACTTCATCCATCAGTTCACTTAAGGGAAAATCGCACATGGATCCTATACATCCCACTGCGATCCGGCAGCACAGCACCATCAGCTCGCAAGTTAGGGCGATGACTGAGCAGAGTTGGCCCCAATCGCAGAAAA CTTTGACCGGACCTCCTGCGTCATTGGCAGAACAGCTAAAGCAGGTTTTGGCCGAGCGAGAAAAGCGGCTTGGCGGAAACGACTCCTCGAGGGAGAGCTCTGGAGACTTTAGTGATCTCAACAATCCTCATAATAACGATCCAACTATGGTTACGCATCATCTCGTGGAGGAGATACGACAAGCTGTTAACGAGGCTAATCAAAGAG TGAAAAAGGTATCGATTCCTCCATCGAATTTGATCGGTAGCGGAAGTGCCCCGTGGCATCATCCAGGAAGTTCTCCTTCGAGTTTGTCTTCCGGCGGTTCTGTGAGTCCTCCCGGTGTTGATCCTAGTCCTTTAAAAGCCGGCGGCGTCGTAG ATTCGAGCACAGTTTGGTTGCCCGCTCACCTAAGCGACTTTGGTTTAGGTGACAAGAAGTCCCACTTTTGGCAGAATGCACCAGTTGCAGATTGGTCCAAGGAACAA GTGTGCCAATGGCTGACGGGAATTGGTTTAGAACAATACTCGTCTCAATTTTTGGATAATGGCATTAATGGAAATAACCTGTTGCGTTTGGATTCGAGAGATTTGAAGACTTTAGGGGTTTGCGACCCCGCTAAAAGTTATCTGAAACGCAAACTGAAGGAGTTAAGAGCGCAGGCTGATCGCGAGCGCAAGGAGCGTAAGGAACTCGAGCGAATGCGACGGAAAGCAGAGAAAGCCGCGCGGAAAAAGTAG